One window from the genome of Jeotgalibaca sp. MA1X17-3 encodes:
- a CDS encoding ATP-grasp domain-containing protein — translation MFLESLNINVAPYATITNLEDIQHAATGIGFPSILKPVRVERNKPENIVLYSEQDFEKARELLQTGTCMLEAWIPFEKELAITVAMGSTEANITHFPVSHTIYKAGILQTTITPAQIDLEINEAIQQVAQTIARSLQMPGILTVELFITAAGAVYVKKIILYPHESCDYSVDACNVSQYELLVRSICGFPLPEITLWKSNKSYPVLEEGFEKALRDIQAHPEWLFHFYGEAAKEPERKVGHLTVLDEKEAELPKE, via the coding sequence ATTTTTTTAGAATCTCTAAATATCAATGTAGCTCCCTATGCTACCATCACAAATCTTGAAGATATTCAACATGCTGCCACTGGAATAGGTTTCCCCTCTATTTTAAAACCTGTTCGTGTAGAAAGAAATAAACCAGAAAATATCGTTCTCTATAGTGAACAAGATTTTGAAAAAGCCAGAGAACTTCTTCAAACAGGTACGTGTATGTTAGAAGCTTGGATTCCTTTTGAAAAAGAATTAGCAATAACGGTGGCAATGGGATCAACGGAAGCGAATATTACTCATTTCCCCGTTTCTCATACGATTTATAAAGCAGGAATATTGCAAACAACCATAACGCCTGCACAAATTGATTTAGAAATAAACGAAGCGATTCAACAAGTTGCTCAAACGATTGCGCGTTCTTTACAAATGCCTGGAATTTTAACAGTAGAATTATTTATAACGGCTGCGGGTGCTGTATATGTAAAGAAAATTATTTTATATCCACATGAATCTTGTGATTATTCAGTAGATGCCTGTAATGTTTCTCAATATGAATTGCTCGTTCGTTCTATTTGTGGGTTTCCTCTTCCGGAAATTACTCTTTGGAAATCTAATAAGAGTTATCCGGTTCTTGAAGAAGGATTTGAAAAGGCATTAAGAGATATTCAAGCTCATCCTGAATGGTTGTTCCACTTCTATGGAGAGGCTGCGAAAGAACCAGAAAGGAAAGTGGGACATCTTACTGTTTTGGATGAAAAAGA
- a CDS encoding glycoside hydrolase family 73 protein, whose protein sequence is MFAALIIYMAVQSLTNGYQNPMMRGETRSVLEEKEAFVEEVGLISQQMKEKYGVWASISIAQAILESDWGKSDLTILYNNLYGVKTNDPSQSALMKTTEYVNGKAITVQASFKVYDSFYDSIEDHAQLMAEGTSWDNTLYHRVLQASTYQEAAKALQTAGYATDPNYHEKIIELIEQYELYQYDQSS, encoded by the coding sequence TTGTTTGCAGCTTTAATTATTTACATGGCTGTTCAATCTTTGACAAATGGATATCAAAATCCAATGATGAGAGGGGAAACCCGAAGTGTTCTAGAAGAAAAAGAAGCTTTTGTAGAAGAAGTAGGCCTCATATCTCAACAAATGAAAGAAAAATACGGGGTATGGGCAAGCATTAGCATTGCTCAAGCCATTTTAGAATCTGACTGGGGGAAAAGTGACTTAACCATTCTTTATAATAACCTGTATGGTGTAAAGACAAATGATCCCTCTCAATCAGCCTTAATGAAAACAACCGAATATGTAAATGGAAAAGCAATAACGGTTCAAGCCTCTTTTAAAGTTTATGATAGTTTTTATGACTCTATTGAAGACCATGCTCAACTAATGGCAGAAGGAACTAGTTGGGATAACACGTTATACCATCGTGTTCTTCAAGCAAGTACGTATCAAGAAGCAGCAAAAGCTTTGCAAACAGCAGGATATGCAACTGATCCTAACTATCATGAAAAAATAATTGAATTAATAGAGCAATACGAATTATATCAGTATGATCAATCGTCATAA
- a CDS encoding D-alanyl-D-alanine carboxypeptidase family protein — protein sequence MNRYNQLEKDIEFEPYYTANGRIIDSRIAESYEKMIADGEAQGLQFILISSYRSIARQQEIYDSVYQSNISKGYSEEEATQETEEYIALPHASEHSTGLAVDITEPVLDSLGDGLVVEFEDTAEGKWLHEHAADYGFILRYPRGKEDITIIEYESWHFRYVGIEHARYIKENELTLEEYVEILKKNEEIRAKIKNENG from the coding sequence GTGAATCGCTATAATCAATTGGAAAAAGATATTGAATTTGAGCCTTACTACACAGCGAATGGAAGAATAATTGATAGTCGAATTGCGGAATCATATGAAAAAATGATAGCGGATGGTGAAGCACAAGGACTTCAGTTTATCTTGATTTCTAGTTATCGAAGTATCGCTCGCCAACAAGAAATTTATGATTCGGTGTATCAATCGAATATAAGTAAAGGCTATTCAGAAGAAGAAGCTACTCAAGAAACAGAAGAGTATATTGCATTGCCACATGCAAGTGAACATTCAACAGGGTTGGCAGTTGACATTACAGAACCTGTTCTCGATAGTCTTGGTGATGGATTAGTCGTAGAGTTTGAAGATACTGCAGAAGGCAAATGGTTACATGAACATGCAGCTGATTATGGATTTATTTTAAGGTATCCTCGTGGAAAAGAAGACATAACCATTATTGAATATGAATCATGGCATTTCCGTTATGTCGGTATAGAGCATGCTCGTTATATAAAAGAAAATGAGCTCACTTTAGAAGAGTATGTCGAAATTTTGAAAAAGAATGAAGAAATCCGTGCAAAAATAAAGAATGAAAATGGGTAG
- a CDS encoding CBS and ACT domain-containing protein — translation MDVKSYMSNNLVTIDPKTKILDALDLMKEHHIHRLPVVKEGKLVGLITEGVIGRNTPSTMTSLDMHEVNYLLNKTNVEDIMEKKVITIHQDALLEEAAVMMRQHNIGVLPVVEESSKLVGIITDKDMFDAFIDVLGFYTPGVRVVVNVPEDRRGVLEEVTDLFLESEISIQQIAVYRKTGLIQVVIQLDSKDVEGVQSSLEEKGFEVGSIMYKEPQG, via the coding sequence ATGGATGTAAAAAGTTATATGTCGAATAATTTAGTTACCATTGATCCAAAAACTAAAATATTGGATGCATTGGATTTAATGAAAGAGCACCATATTCATCGCTTACCTGTTGTAAAAGAGGGGAAGCTAGTAGGTCTGATTACGGAAGGAGTGATTGGCAGAAATACTCCTTCAACGATGACGAGTTTAGATATGCACGAAGTCAATTATTTATTGAATAAAACAAATGTAGAAGACATTATGGAGAAAAAAGTAATAACAATCCATCAAGATGCATTGTTAGAAGAAGCCGCAGTGATGATGCGACAACACAATATAGGGGTATTACCAGTAGTAGAAGAAAGTTCAAAATTGGTAGGAATCATCACAGACAAAGATATGTTTGATGCCTTTATTGATGTTTTAGGTTTTTATACACCTGGAGTTCGAGTTGTAGTCAATGTGCCTGAAGACCGACGTGGTGTGTTGGAAGAAGTAACTGATTTATTTTTAGAATCAGAAATTAGTATCCAACAAATTGCGGTCTATCGGAAAACAGGATTAATTCAAGTCGTTATCCAGCTCGATAGTAAAGATGTTGAAGGTGTACAAAGTAGTTTAGAAGAAAAAGGTTTTGAAGTTGGTTCGATTATGTACAAAGAACCACAAGGATAA
- a CDS encoding ABC transporter ATP-binding protein, protein MLKIKNLSVNYGMIQAVKDVSFEVEEGEIVTLIGANGAGKSTILRTISGLVRSTSGSIEYLGKDITKMPSRKIVEERLIQVPEGRHVFKGLTVQENLDLGSFTRKDKSGLKADLEHVFDRFPILAERKNQDAATLSGGEQQMLAMGRALMSKPKLLLLDEPSMGLAPIFIKEIFHIIEEIQKQGTTILLIEQNANVALQVANRGYVLETGKVVLADTGENLLKSDEVQKAYLGG, encoded by the coding sequence ATGTTAAAAATAAAAAACCTCTCGGTCAATTATGGTATGATTCAAGCAGTGAAAGATGTTTCTTTTGAAGTAGAGGAAGGAGAAATCGTAACGCTAATTGGTGCAAATGGTGCTGGTAAATCTACGATTCTTCGAACCATATCCGGACTTGTCCGTTCTACTTCAGGATCCATTGAATATTTAGGGAAAGACATTACTAAAATGCCTTCTCGAAAAATTGTAGAAGAACGATTAATCCAAGTCCCAGAAGGCAGACACGTTTTTAAAGGATTAACGGTTCAAGAAAACTTAGATTTGGGCAGTTTTACTCGTAAAGATAAGTCTGGATTAAAAGCTGATTTAGAACATGTTTTTGATCGGTTTCCGATTTTAGCAGAAAGAAAAAATCAAGATGCGGCTACTTTATCAGGTGGAGAGCAACAAATGCTAGCAATGGGTCGAGCATTAATGTCGAAACCTAAATTATTGCTTTTAGATGAGCCTTCAATGGGCTTAGCACCTATTTTTATTAAAGAGATTTTCCATATTATCGAAGAAATCCAAAAACAAGGGACAACCATTCTTTTAATAGAACAAAATGCGAATGTAGCTTTGCAAGTAGCCAATCGCGGATATGTACTTGAAACTGGAAAAGTTGTTTTGGCTGATACGGGAGAAAATTTATTGAAGAGTGATGAAGTTCAAAAAGCATATCTAGGAGGATAA
- a CDS encoding ABC transporter ATP-binding protein, translating into MSLLTVTDLTKNFGGLAALSNVDFHLEENELVGLIGPNGAGKTTFFNLLTGVYVPSEGDIYLEENGEKTRLNGKKPYKITKLGLARTFQNIRLFKDLSVIDNVRIALHSRKGTNIFNSIFRTPEFYRNEEMLKEEAIELLKIFELENKVDVLARNLPYGEQRRLEIVRALATQPKILFLDEPAAGMNPQETAELTQLIKKIQKQFAITVVLIEHDMSLVMNVCERIYCLEYGRLIAQGTPAEIQKNPAVIKAYLGGD; encoded by the coding sequence ATGAGTCTATTAACAGTAACGGATCTAACAAAAAACTTTGGTGGATTAGCAGCTCTTTCCAATGTTGATTTTCATTTAGAAGAAAATGAGTTGGTAGGATTAATTGGACCAAATGGAGCAGGGAAAACTACGTTCTTCAATCTTTTGACAGGAGTATATGTACCGTCAGAAGGCGATATTTATTTGGAAGAAAATGGTGAAAAGACAAGACTAAATGGGAAAAAACCTTATAAAATCACGAAATTAGGATTGGCACGAACCTTTCAAAATATTCGTTTATTTAAGGATTTATCTGTCATTGATAATGTGCGGATTGCTTTACATAGTAGAAAAGGAACAAATATTTTTAACAGTATATTTCGAACACCAGAATTTTATCGAAATGAAGAAATGTTGAAAGAAGAAGCTATTGAACTACTAAAAATATTTGAGTTGGAAAACAAGGTAGATGTATTGGCTCGCAATTTGCCATACGGAGAACAAAGAAGACTGGAAATTGTTCGAGCGCTCGCTACTCAACCAAAAATCTTGTTTTTAGATGAACCTGCAGCTGGAATGAATCCACAAGAGACAGCAGAGTTAACTCAACTAATTAAAAAAATTCAAAAACAATTTGCTATAACCGTTGTTTTAATTGAGCATGATATGTCTTTAGTAATGAACGTCTGTGAGCGAATTTATTGTTTGGAATATGGACGTTTAATTGCTCAAGGAACTCCGGCAGAAATTCAAAAAAATCCAGCGGTAATCAAAGCTTACTTGGGAGGAGACTAG
- a CDS encoding branched-chain amino acid ABC transporter permease yields the protein MKQFNKNNAGWLILTVIGALALYFGITSGLISPFYQITLMTILINIILAVGLNVVIGFSGQFSLGHAGFMAIGAYSGAVIGKMVDGIGGFLLGLVVGSILSMTVALLVGIPTLRLKGDYLAIATLGVAEIIRIIIINLPDVTNGARGITGISFPFSSNLTFTMMAFGAVVLTTIITVNFIRSSPGRATISIREDEIASESMGVNTTFYKVVAFMLGAATASIAGSLYGTFFSVINPSDFTFQRSIDILIIVVFGGIGSITGTFVAAIALGVLNTSLQSLGDLRMIFYALALIAIMVFRPGGLLGTKEFTISALLNRLSRKKKPLTTDEEGST from the coding sequence ATGAAACAATTTAATAAAAATAATGCAGGCTGGCTCATCCTTACCGTAATCGGAGCGCTAGCTCTTTATTTTGGTATTACTTCAGGACTCATTTCTCCTTTTTACCAAATCACATTAATGACTATTTTGATTAATATAATTCTTGCGGTTGGTTTAAATGTAGTAATCGGATTTTCTGGACAGTTTTCATTAGGTCATGCAGGATTTATGGCCATTGGAGCGTATAGTGGAGCCGTTATTGGGAAAATGGTCGATGGAATAGGTGGCTTCTTACTAGGATTAGTTGTTGGAAGTATCTTATCTATGACTGTGGCTCTCTTAGTAGGAATCCCTACTTTACGATTAAAAGGAGATTATCTAGCTATCGCTACACTAGGAGTTGCAGAAATCATCCGAATTATTATTATCAATTTACCAGATGTAACAAATGGGGCACGGGGAATTACTGGAATTTCTTTTCCATTTTCATCTAATTTGACATTTACCATGATGGCTTTTGGGGCCGTTGTTCTGACTACAATTATTACTGTTAATTTCATTCGGAGTAGCCCAGGTCGGGCCACTATATCTATTCGAGAAGATGAGATTGCTTCGGAGTCTATGGGCGTGAATACAACTTTTTACAAAGTAGTAGCCTTTATGCTAGGGGCAGCAACTGCAAGTATTGCAGGGTCTTTGTATGGAACGTTCTTTAGTGTAATTAATCCAAGTGACTTTACCTTCCAACGTTCGATTGATATTCTAATTATTGTTGTATTTGGTGGAATTGGAAGTATCACTGGAACTTTTGTTGCAGCGATTGCTTTAGGGGTTTTGAATACAAGTCTTCAATCTTTAGGAGATCTACGAATGATTTTTTATGCATTGGCACTGATTGCAATTATGGTATTCCGTCCAGGAGGACTATTAGGAACCAAAGAGTTTACCATTTCGGCACTACTGAATCGTTTGAGTCGTAAAAAGAAACCTCTGACAACAGATGAGGAGGGAAGCACATGA
- a CDS encoding branched-chain amino acid ABC transporter permease, producing MESFIQQMINGISLGSIYALIALGYTMVYGIIKLINFSHGDVYMVGAYIGYGLIRNVGLGLIPAILISMTLCALLGVIIEKVAYKPLRGATRIATLITAIGVSYLLQNLMIYFMTSQRRAFPTTLQNRVFSLGNITINSQQITIILTTIFLMAVLQFIIKYSKMGKAMRAVSTDMEAAQLMGINVDNVISFTFVLGSSLAGAAGVLVGIYYNSIDPLMGVTLGLKAFVAAVFGGIGIIPGAMVGGYLIGIIETIVSAYGGSMFKDAVVYLILILILIVKPSGIFGKNSKEKV from the coding sequence ATGGAGAGCTTTATCCAACAGATGATAAATGGAATCTCACTAGGAAGTATTTATGCACTGATTGCACTAGGGTATACAATGGTGTACGGGATCATAAAACTAATCAATTTTTCTCACGGGGACGTTTATATGGTAGGAGCATATATTGGTTATGGACTCATTCGAAATGTAGGGTTGGGTCTCATTCCAGCTATTTTAATTTCGATGACACTATGCGCTTTGTTAGGAGTGATTATAGAAAAGGTTGCTTATAAACCATTACGAGGAGCAACTCGAATTGCAACTCTGATTACTGCAATTGGTGTTTCTTACTTATTGCAGAACCTGATGATTTACTTTATGACATCACAAAGAAGAGCTTTTCCAACTACCTTACAAAATCGGGTATTTTCATTAGGAAATATTACAATCAACTCCCAACAAATCACCATTATTTTAACAACTATTTTTTTGATGGCCGTTCTACAGTTCATTATTAAATATAGTAAAATGGGAAAAGCGATGCGTGCAGTAAGTACGGACATGGAAGCAGCTCAGTTAATGGGAATTAATGTTGATAATGTTATTTCATTTACATTTGTGCTGGGGTCGTCTTTGGCAGGAGCAGCAGGTGTATTAGTAGGAATATATTATAATTCAATTGACCCATTAATGGGAGTAACGTTAGGCTTGAAAGCCTTTGTTGCAGCAGTTTTCGGTGGAATTGGAATCATACCAGGTGCGATGGTCGGTGGATACTTAATTGGTATTATTGAAACGATTGTTAGTGCATATGGAGGATCCATGTTTAAAGATGCCGTTGTATATCTAATCCTAATTTTAATCCTGATTGTAAAACCATCAGGTATTTTCGGGAAAAATAGTAAAGAGAAAGTGTAG
- a CDS encoding ABC transporter substrate-binding protein, protein MKRKYWLGLATTLLLAACGNGAETDSAGDTTGSTGSSESAVIGGNFELSGGASAYGTPMDQAVKLAVNLMNDSGGVLGEDVTYVSYDNTSTPSEAASIATRLATEDKVSAIIGPATTGDANAQTPALTRAKVPAILPAATGDSVTMQEGESVLEYIFRVCFQDSFQGEVLANFAQNDLSADKAVILWDNSTDYGLGLADAFKNVFTGEIVAEENFTVGDTDFQAILTNIRSKDFDVLFIPGYYEEAGLLIKQAREMGIDQPILGPDGFANTTLVELASAGNVNDVYYTGHFTPNSENQNVKDFLAAYEDEYGTDADSFAALAYDAANLLFEAIEAAGTTDPEAVTEAIANTTDFEGVTGTFSLDENHNPVKDTYVIELQNGEEVGNTVVSPK, encoded by the coding sequence ATGAAAAGAAAATACTGGTTAGGTCTAGCAACTACTTTGTTACTCGCTGCTTGCGGTAATGGTGCAGAAACAGATTCAGCAGGAGATACTACTGGAAGCACAGGTTCAAGTGAAAGTGCCGTTATCGGCGGAAACTTTGAGTTATCTGGTGGAGCAAGTGCTTATGGAACACCAATGGATCAAGCTGTGAAGCTCGCTGTTAATCTCATGAATGATTCAGGTGGAGTATTAGGAGAAGATGTAACCTATGTTTCTTATGACAATACGTCAACCCCTTCAGAAGCAGCTAGTATTGCTACTCGTCTAGCTACAGAAGATAAAGTATCCGCAATTATCGGACCGGCAACGACTGGAGATGCAAACGCACAAACACCTGCTCTTACACGAGCAAAAGTTCCTGCAATTTTACCTGCAGCAACTGGAGATAGTGTAACGATGCAAGAAGGAGAATCTGTTCTAGAATATATCTTCCGTGTTTGTTTCCAAGACTCCTTCCAAGGAGAAGTTTTAGCTAACTTTGCCCAAAACGATTTAAGTGCTGATAAAGCTGTTATCTTGTGGGATAACTCAACCGATTATGGTTTAGGTCTAGCAGATGCATTTAAAAATGTATTTACTGGCGAAATTGTAGCAGAAGAAAACTTTACAGTTGGAGACACTGATTTCCAAGCAATTTTGACGAATATCCGTTCAAAAGATTTTGATGTTTTGTTTATCCCAGGATACTACGAAGAAGCAGGTCTATTGATTAAGCAAGCACGTGAAATGGGAATTGATCAACCAATCTTAGGACCAGATGGTTTTGCGAATACAACTTTAGTAGAATTGGCTAGTGCAGGTAATGTGAATGATGTTTACTATACCGGTCACTTTACTCCAAACAGTGAAAACCAAAATGTTAAAGATTTCTTAGCAGCTTATGAAGATGAGTATGGCACAGATGCGGACTCATTTGCAGCATTAGCGTATGACGCAGCTAATCTTTTGTTTGAAGCAATTGAAGCAGCAGGAACAACTGATCCAGAAGCGGTAACAGAAGCAATCGCAAACACAACTGATTTTGAAGGAGTAACAGGAACTTTCTCCTTAGATGAAAATCATAACCCAGTTAAAGATACATATGTAATTGAATTACAAAATGGTGAAGAGGTAGGAAACACAGTCGTTTCTCCGAAATAA
- a CDS encoding aromatic acid exporter family protein, which translates to MLKLNPDKLTIGRRNLKTSLAAGICILLFRLLQRGSPMLACLATVFALREDSARSFHFGIRRVGATLLAAILALSLVYTKQVTGWTFSVDLFGVMIAIVLFIMLCNFLDLSPAIVGGMAAFFVIYFNTASHESFLYASQRVLDTFIGSLVAIGVNLVFPPKGLKKIENP; encoded by the coding sequence GTGCTTAAACTAAATCCTGATAAATTGACGATTGGTAGACGAAATTTAAAAACCAGTTTAGCAGCTGGAATCTGTATCCTCCTTTTTCGACTTTTACAAAGAGGAAGTCCTATGCTTGCCTGTTTAGCAACTGTTTTTGCTCTGAGAGAAGATAGTGCACGATCTTTTCACTTTGGTATCAGGAGAGTCGGGGCAACCTTATTGGCAGCTATTCTTGCTCTTTCCCTTGTTTATACAAAACAAGTAACGGGATGGACTTTTTCTGTGGACCTTTTCGGGGTCATGATTGCTATTGTTTTATTTATTATGCTGTGTAATTTTTTAGATTTAAGCCCAGCAATTGTTGGTGGAATGGCTGCTTTCTTTGTAATTTACTTCAACACTGCTTCTCACGAATCTTTCCTATACGCGAGTCAACGGGTATTGGATACTTTTATTGGTTCTCTCGTTGCGATAGGAGTTAATCTAGTATTTCCACCAAAAGGATTAAAGAAAATAGAGAATCCTTAA